A part of Candidatus Polarisedimenticolaceae bacterium genomic DNA contains:
- a CDS encoding AMP-binding protein, whose translation MNGFWELRVEAARPALVDGASGASVTYGELLRSADDLAAAFPGGGRKSLGFVLGRNRPATVAAYLAALRGGAAAYLANASLAEPLQHQLIETYRPDWIAATVPFAAPPGYRLAPSWLDSREGALWVRTAPSDDAPPHDALAIMLSTSGTTGSPKLVRLSAANLQANAASIASYLEIGADERPLASLALHYSYGLSVLNSHLLAGATVVLTDASVVDRAFWTLLAEQRATSIAGVPFTYATLHRLRFDPGTHRSLRTMTQAGGRLEPALQDHFARAATRGGARFFVMYGQTEATARISFVPPDALPRKLGSIGRAIPGGALSIDGDDGEIVYRGPNVMLGYATARADLSRGDELGGTLRTGDLGRRDDEGYYFITGRLRRFVKLFGHRVNLDELEVAMAAAMGEAVACHGVDDRIVVLLESPERRPEAERLLTSRFALNPTAVRVVDGRRIPRTPTGKVDYPAILAEHLPA comes from the coding sequence ATGAACGGATTCTGGGAGCTCCGGGTCGAAGCGGCCCGACCGGCGCTCGTCGACGGCGCGTCCGGCGCCAGCGTCACGTACGGCGAGCTGCTCCGTTCCGCGGACGACCTCGCGGCGGCATTCCCCGGCGGCGGGCGCAAGTCGCTGGGGTTCGTCCTGGGACGCAACCGGCCCGCGACGGTCGCGGCGTACCTCGCCGCGCTCCGCGGAGGCGCCGCGGCGTACCTGGCGAACGCCTCGCTTGCCGAGCCGCTCCAGCACCAGCTGATCGAGACCTACAGGCCGGACTGGATCGCCGCGACCGTCCCGTTCGCGGCGCCTCCGGGGTACCGCCTCGCGCCGTCGTGGCTCGATTCCCGCGAGGGCGCGTTGTGGGTACGCACGGCGCCTTCGGACGACGCGCCTCCCCACGACGCGCTCGCGATCATGTTGTCGACTTCGGGGACCACGGGGAGCCCCAAGCTCGTGCGACTGTCGGCGGCGAACCTCCAGGCGAACGCCGCGTCCATCGCGAGCTACCTCGAGATCGGGGCGGACGAGCGCCCGCTCGCGTCGCTCGCCCTGCATTACTCGTACGGCCTCTCGGTCCTCAACAGTCATCTTCTCGCGGGCGCCACCGTGGTCCTGACCGATGCGAGCGTGGTGGATCGCGCGTTCTGGACGCTCCTGGCGGAGCAGCGCGCCACGTCGATCGCGGGCGTGCCCTTTACCTACGCGACGCTGCACCGGCTGCGGTTCGACCCGGGAACCCACCGATCGCTCCGGACGATGACGCAGGCCGGGGGCCGGCTCGAACCCGCGCTCCAGGATCACTTCGCACGCGCCGCGACGCGCGGCGGCGCGCGGTTCTTCGTGATGTACGGCCAGACGGAGGCGACCGCGCGCATCAGCTTCGTGCCCCCCGACGCCCTCCCGCGCAAACTCGGCTCGATCGGCCGGGCGATCCCCGGGGGCGCGTTGTCGATCGACGGCGACGACGGCGAGATCGTGTACCGCGGCCCGAACGTCATGCTCGGCTACGCCACCGCGCGGGCGGATCTCTCCCGCGGCGACGAGCTCGGCGGGACGCTGCGCACGGGGGATCTCGGGCGGCGCGACGACGAGGGCTACTACTTCATCACCGGCCGACTGCGTCGCTTCGTGAAGCTGTTCGGCCACCGGGTCAACCTCGACGAACTGGAGGTCGCCATGGCGGCGGCCATGGGAGAGGCCGTCGCCTGCCACGGCGTCGACGACCGGATCGTGGTTCTGCTCGAGAGTCCCGAGCGGCGGCCGGAGGCCGAGCGCCTTCTCACGAGCCGGTTCGCGCTCAACCCGACCGCGGTCCGCGTGGTCGACGGACGGCGCATCCCGCGAACGCCGACCGGAAAGGTCGATTACCCGGCGATCCTCGCGGAGCACCTGCCCGCATGA
- a CDS encoding SDR family NAD(P)-dependent oxidoreductase produces MTETPAPNEVDRPVAFVTGASRGIGRAVALALAARSYQLVLSARSEEGLLDTSAAVREHGAPEPSRIVYDVEDAAAIGRAFGEIHRLWRRLDVLVNNAGVLEAAPLGMITPAHVERMVRVNLTATLLHMNHASRLMARRKHGAIVNLASILGTRGGAGYCAYAASKAGVIGATLAASKELAPLGIRVNAVAPGFVDTEMTRNLRPEERERSIAAIPFGRPASAEDVAATVAFLVGPESAYVTGQVVGVDGGFRV; encoded by the coding sequence ATGACCGAAACGCCCGCTCCGAACGAAGTGGACCGACCGGTTGCGTTCGTGACCGGGGCCTCGCGGGGGATCGGTCGCGCCGTCGCCCTGGCGCTCGCGGCCCGTTCGTACCAGCTCGTCTTGAGCGCCCGTTCCGAGGAGGGGCTGCTCGACACCTCGGCCGCCGTCCGTGAACACGGCGCGCCGGAGCCTTCCCGGATCGTCTACGACGTGGAGGACGCCGCCGCGATCGGCCGGGCCTTCGGCGAGATCCACCGGCTCTGGCGCAGGCTGGACGTGCTGGTGAACAACGCGGGGGTGCTCGAAGCGGCGCCGCTGGGAATGATCACCCCGGCGCACGTGGAGCGGATGGTGCGGGTCAACCTGACCGCCACGCTCCTCCACATGAACCACGCGTCGCGGCTGATGGCCAGGCGCAAACACGGCGCGATCGTCAATCTGGCGTCGATCCTGGGGACACGCGGCGGCGCGGGTTACTGCGCGTACGCGGCGAGCAAGGCGGGAGTGATCGGCGCGACGCTCGCCGCGTCCAAGGAGCTCGCTCCGCTGGGGATCCGCGTCAATGCGGTCGCGCCCGGATTCGTGGACACCGAGATGACGCGGAATCTCAGGCCCGAGGAGCGCGAGCGCTCGATCGCCGCGATTCCGTTCGGACGGCCCGCAAGCGCCGAGGACGTCGCGGCGACGGTGGCCTTCCTCGTGGGGCCGGAATCCGCGTACGTCACCGGTCAGGTCGTCGGCGTCGACGGCGGGTTCCGGGTATGA
- a CDS encoding acyl carrier protein, with amino-acid sequence MNDERLASVFCRVLGIGRDAVTDELSYRSILQWDSVSHMALVAALEDEFDLMLDTEEVIELSSVAKARDILGRHGVGF; translated from the coding sequence ATGAATGACGAGCGTCTCGCTTCGGTGTTCTGCCGCGTTCTGGGGATCGGACGGGACGCGGTGACGGACGAGCTTTCCTACCGGAGCATCCTCCAATGGGATTCGGTGTCTCACATGGCGCTCGTGGCGGCGCTGGAGGACGAGTTCGACCTCATGCTCGACACCGAGGAGGTGATCGAGTTGAGCAGTGTCGCCAAGGCGCGAGACATCCTTGGGAGGCACGGCGTCGGGTTCTGA
- a CDS encoding GNAT family N-acetyltransferase, with protein sequence MEERLRGARLRDATLGDFEAVAALKSRIGWGRDSAATWSWLWERNPALATDTRRPPIGWVVERDHRVVGYFGNVPQVYHYRGRRILAGAAIGLCVDPACRGAGYGMELVKAWCHQDRVDLAISTTTSPQVRTMMLAAGALDLPQPDYARALHWIVEPRGVAAALLRKAGLASPLAGAAAWPAGAALRAWDVILGRRRPSVPDGFDVAVDREPGFGPEYDDLWRRVTQTARGLLACRSAESLRWHFGGPTLEGAVRILTCRRGGALAGYAVSMRVDAAGVQLRRWRLVDLLVEHGDRAAVAALLAAAFHAAREEGAHVLEVIGYPEEIRAVFAESRPGSRVLGDCPFQWSVRSAEVAKELGTAPAWYATPYDGDAALLFLE encoded by the coding sequence ATGGAGGAACGTTTGCGCGGTGCGCGACTGCGCGACGCGACGCTCGGGGACTTCGAGGCGGTGGCCGCGCTGAAGTCCCGGATCGGCTGGGGGCGCGATTCCGCCGCGACTTGGTCCTGGTTGTGGGAACGAAACCCGGCCCTCGCGACGGACACGCGACGGCCGCCCATCGGCTGGGTGGTCGAGCGCGACCACCGGGTCGTCGGCTATTTCGGAAACGTCCCGCAGGTCTATCACTACCGCGGCCGCCGCATCCTGGCCGGCGCCGCGATCGGACTGTGCGTGGATCCCGCGTGCCGTGGCGCGGGGTACGGCATGGAGCTGGTGAAGGCGTGGTGCCATCAGGACCGGGTCGACCTCGCCATCTCCACGACGACGAGCCCGCAGGTCCGCACGATGATGCTGGCCGCCGGCGCGCTCGATCTCCCCCAGCCCGACTACGCGCGGGCGCTCCACTGGATCGTCGAGCCTCGCGGCGTGGCGGCGGCGCTCCTGCGCAAGGCGGGTCTCGCGTCCCCGCTCGCCGGGGCCGCCGCGTGGCCGGCGGGGGCCGCGCTCCGCGCGTGGGACGTGATCCTGGGCCGACGGCGGCCGTCGGTGCCCGACGGCTTCGACGTGGCGGTCGACCGGGAGCCCGGGTTCGGCCCGGAGTACGACGACCTGTGGCGGCGCGTCACGCAGACGGCGAGGGGGCTTCTCGCGTGCCGTTCCGCCGAGTCGCTGCGTTGGCATTTCGGCGGACCGACGCTCGAGGGCGCCGTCCGGATCCTGACGTGCCGGCGCGGAGGCGCTCTTGCCGGATACGCGGTCTCCATGCGCGTGGACGCCGCGGGCGTGCAACTGCGTCGGTGGCGCCTGGTCGACCTCCTGGTCGAACACGGCGATCGCGCCGCCGTCGCGGCGCTGCTCGCGGCGGCGTTCCACGCGGCGCGCGAGGAAGGCGCGCACGTGCTCGAGGTGATCGGATACCCGGAGGAGATCCGCGCGGTGTTCGCCGAGAGCCGACCCGGCTCGCGCGTGCTCGGCGACTGTCCGTTCCAGTGGTCGGTTCGGAGCGCCGAGGTCGCGAAGGAGCTGGGTACCGCCCCCGCGTGGTACGCCACCCCCTACGACGGAGACGCCGCGCTGTTGTTCCTGGAGTGA
- a CDS encoding glycosyltransferase family 1 protein — translation MTGEPPALRIAVNTLCSTVGGGRTHLLKVLPRIFEMGRRHAFTVFVAREDLADFRTLGAPNVTWEVVGFRGVDAARRLIWENVVLPFRLLASRQDVVFAPANLTHFAGGVPRVIVVHNVLPFYPELWSVESFRSRMRLRLLARATRYFIGRAQATVFLSRTGRADALRGTHVVPREEAVVYHGVDPGFGGGDREAARRAVRERWGVRGPYALYASHLYRYKKVESPIRALARMTSGPAGSLELVVAGTPFDADYARSLRDEAERLGVAGRVHFLGSVEHDALSLLHAGAAVVVFLSACENCPNLVLEAMASGRPLIVSDRSVMPELVGDAALLVDPDRVDDVAAAVERALTDERLAEQLGARGRARAGEFTWQRSAEGILRLLEHVGHGTKRSPSRSA, via the coding sequence GTGACCGGCGAGCCTCCGGCGCTCCGGATCGCCGTCAACACGCTCTGTTCGACCGTGGGCGGCGGCAGGACCCACCTGCTCAAGGTGCTGCCGCGGATCTTCGAGATGGGGCGTCGGCACGCCTTCACCGTGTTCGTCGCGCGTGAGGATCTCGCCGACTTCCGGACCCTCGGCGCGCCGAACGTGACGTGGGAGGTGGTGGGGTTCCGCGGAGTCGATGCGGCGCGCCGCCTGATCTGGGAAAACGTCGTGCTCCCGTTCCGGCTCCTGGCATCCCGTCAGGACGTGGTGTTCGCCCCGGCGAACCTCACCCATTTCGCCGGGGGCGTGCCGCGCGTGATCGTGGTGCACAACGTGCTCCCGTTCTACCCCGAGCTCTGGTCGGTCGAGTCCTTCCGGTCGCGGATGAGGCTCCGCCTGCTGGCCCGGGCGACGCGGTACTTCATCGGCCGCGCGCAGGCGACCGTGTTCCTGAGCCGGACGGGTCGCGCCGACGCCCTCCGCGGCACGCACGTGGTCCCCCGCGAGGAGGCCGTCGTCTACCACGGCGTGGACCCCGGATTCGGGGGAGGCGACCGCGAGGCGGCGCGGCGCGCCGTGCGGGAGCGCTGGGGCGTCCGCGGGCCGTACGCCCTGTACGCCTCGCACCTCTACCGGTACAAGAAGGTCGAATCGCCGATCCGCGCGCTCGCGCGGATGACTTCCGGGCCGGCGGGGTCGCTCGAGCTCGTGGTGGCCGGGACCCCGTTCGACGCGGACTACGCCCGCTCGCTGCGGGACGAGGCCGAGCGGCTGGGCGTGGCCGGCCGCGTCCATTTCCTCGGCTCGGTGGAACACGACGCGCTCTCGCTCCTCCACGCGGGCGCTGCGGTCGTGGTCTTCCTCTCGGCGTGCGAGAACTGTCCGAACCTGGTGCTCGAGGCGATGGCCTCCGGAAGGCCGTTGATCGTCTCGGATCGCTCGGTGATGCCGGAGCTGGTCGGGGACGCCGCATTGCTGGTGGATCCCGATCGCGTCGACGACGTGGCGGCCGCCGTCGAGCGGGCCCTGACGGACGAGCGGCTGGCCGAGCAACTCGGAGCCCGGGGGCGAGCGCGAGCCGGGGAGTTCACGTGGCAGCGCAGCGCCGAAGGGATCCTCCGACTTCTCGAGCACGTCGGGCACGGCACGAAGCGATCGCCGTCGCGGAGCGCATGA
- a CDS encoding glycosyltransferase family 4 protein: MNASAGRDRLRVVLVHNIIPPYRVPLFNALAKCPGVDFRVLFMARTEANRSWRIPDGLAFEHEFMKGLHIPLKRGAWTVHLNPGVVGRIRAHDPDTVILPGYDSLTLYLAALGVHVGRRRRVVSWAESNAVGKPADEGLRAAPKRWMMRHADHVLVPGRLAEEYLRRFTRPGVPFSVFPNVVDETRFRLAAPARAELRAATRARLGLEGTVVLFSGQMIERKGFHDLLPAFAAAEVEGPTTLLAVGSGALEPELHALAARVPAPKRVVPLPFQQLEALPGLYAAADVLVLPSREDPWPLVVVEAMHSGIPVVASDAVGNTPDLIREGETGWSFPAGDVAALRRRIESLAGVDLEAAGRRAQAWVGAYCSLDRCVASFALAVGAA, from the coding sequence ATGAACGCGTCCGCCGGCCGGGATCGCCTGCGGGTGGTCCTCGTCCACAACATCATCCCGCCGTATCGCGTGCCGCTGTTCAACGCGCTGGCGAAGTGCCCGGGCGTCGATTTCCGGGTGTTGTTCATGGCGCGGACGGAGGCCAATCGGTCCTGGCGGATCCCGGACGGGCTCGCCTTCGAGCACGAATTCATGAAGGGACTGCACATTCCGCTCAAGCGCGGCGCGTGGACGGTCCACCTCAATCCGGGGGTCGTCGGGCGGATCCGCGCCCACGATCCCGACACGGTGATCCTCCCCGGTTACGACTCGCTCACGCTGTATCTGGCGGCGTTGGGCGTGCACGTCGGCCGCCGCCGCCGCGTCGTGAGCTGGGCGGAGTCGAACGCGGTGGGGAAACCCGCGGACGAAGGGCTGCGCGCCGCGCCGAAGCGCTGGATGATGCGCCACGCCGACCACGTGCTCGTGCCGGGGCGGCTGGCCGAGGAGTACCTCCGGCGCTTCACCCGGCCGGGCGTCCCCTTCAGCGTGTTCCCGAACGTCGTCGACGAGACGCGTTTCCGCCTCGCCGCCCCGGCGCGGGCGGAGTTGCGCGCGGCCACGCGTGCGCGGCTGGGTCTCGAAGGAACCGTCGTCCTGTTCTCGGGGCAGATGATCGAGCGCAAGGGATTCCACGACCTCCTCCCCGCGTTCGCCGCCGCGGAGGTCGAGGGGCCGACCACGCTGCTTGCGGTCGGATCCGGGGCGCTCGAGCCCGAGCTCCACGCCCTCGCCGCGAGGGTCCCGGCGCCGAAGCGCGTCGTCCCTCTGCCGTTCCAGCAGCTCGAGGCCCTTCCCGGACTCTACGCCGCGGCGGATGTGCTGGTGCTCCCGTCCCGCGAGGATCCGTGGCCGCTCGTCGTCGTGGAGGCGATGCACTCGGGCATCCCCGTGGTCGCCTCCGACGCGGTCGGCAACACGCCGGACCTGATCCGCGAGGGGGAGACGGGCTGGTCGTTTCCGGCGGGAGACGTGGCGGCGCTCCGGAGGCGCATCGAATCGCTCGCCGGGGTCGACCTGGAGGCCGCGGGTCGTCGCGCGCAGGCCTGGGTGGGCGCGTACTGCTCGCTCGATCGCTGCGTCGCGTCGTTCGCGCTGGCGGTCGGTGCGGCGTGA
- a CDS encoding bi-domain-containing oxidoreductase, producing the protein MKQVVQDPKSGRIETAELASPALRGGCLLVRNHFSVVSPGTERDLVSAVRDSYLTTARARPDLVRRVMESVRRDGVVAAYRKVQSKLSEPRALGYASAGVVLAVGEGAGDYFRVGDRVACAGFGHASHAEVVCVPVHLAARIPDAVATEHAAFATLGAIALQGIRQAQPTLGEQFAVVGLGILGQLTTQMLCANGVRVCAFDLAADLVERAKASGAETGVDGDTEAQVATALAWTEGIGVDAVLVTAASKEDGPMVAAAGMSRDRGRVVAVGFVPFALPREIAFAKELDLRISRSYGPGRYDLRFEEKGVDYPIGYVRWTETRNLEAFLRLVADRKVDVASLITDRAPVDEAARLYDRLLSGGASGRPLGVVIEYPTPASPAGSPGRAKRVSATTRVPGQVGVAFIGAGAFARGTLLPKFRGAAHVRMSRVVTAHGLTAEDARARFGFEAAGTEPREIFDDPSTDLVCIATRHDRHAELAAGALRAGKHVFVEKPLALNDAELADVESAADGAAGMLMIGFNRRFSPMAVALRDAMATRGPLLMTYRINAGSIPPNHWVHDPDLGGGRVIGEVCHFVDLLSFLAGDVPIRSLQADSAGRSRGLAEDVAVQIGFADGSVGQILYTSGGNPRLPKERLEMHAGGASAVLDDFRECKLYVGGKSRSLGSAGKGHGEEIDALLAAVRSGGAPPVPAEVYFRVTRATFDIHRALAAGSAAATATAAR; encoded by the coding sequence ATGAAACAAGTCGTCCAGGATCCCAAGAGCGGGCGGATCGAAACGGCCGAGCTCGCCTCGCCGGCGCTGCGTGGCGGGTGCTTGCTCGTGCGGAACCACTTCTCCGTGGTCTCCCCGGGCACCGAACGCGACCTCGTCTCGGCCGTTCGCGACTCCTATCTCACGACCGCGCGGGCGCGGCCCGATCTCGTGCGGCGCGTCATGGAGAGCGTGCGGCGCGACGGGGTGGTGGCCGCCTACCGCAAGGTGCAGTCCAAGCTCTCGGAGCCGCGCGCGCTCGGATACGCGAGCGCGGGCGTCGTGCTCGCGGTGGGGGAGGGCGCGGGCGACTACTTCCGGGTCGGCGATCGCGTCGCCTGCGCGGGGTTCGGCCACGCGAGCCACGCCGAGGTGGTCTGCGTTCCGGTCCATCTCGCCGCGCGGATCCCGGACGCCGTCGCCACGGAACACGCGGCGTTCGCCACGCTGGGCGCGATCGCGCTCCAGGGCATCCGGCAGGCGCAGCCGACGCTGGGCGAGCAGTTCGCGGTCGTCGGACTGGGGATCCTCGGCCAGCTCACGACGCAGATGCTGTGCGCGAACGGCGTGAGGGTGTGCGCGTTCGATCTCGCGGCCGATCTCGTCGAACGCGCGAAGGCCTCCGGCGCCGAGACGGGCGTCGACGGCGACACGGAGGCGCAGGTCGCGACGGCGCTGGCCTGGACGGAGGGGATCGGCGTCGACGCGGTGCTCGTGACCGCCGCCAGCAAGGAGGACGGGCCCATGGTCGCCGCGGCCGGGATGTCGCGGGACCGCGGACGCGTCGTCGCCGTGGGGTTCGTCCCGTTCGCGCTGCCCCGCGAGATCGCCTTCGCGAAGGAGCTCGACCTGCGCATCTCCCGCTCTTACGGACCGGGTCGCTACGACCTGCGTTTCGAGGAGAAGGGAGTGGATTATCCGATCGGCTACGTGCGCTGGACGGAGACCCGCAATCTCGAGGCGTTCCTGCGCCTCGTCGCCGACCGCAAGGTGGACGTGGCGTCCCTGATCACGGATCGGGCTCCTGTCGACGAGGCGGCGCGCCTGTACGATCGCCTGCTCTCCGGCGGCGCCTCCGGTCGCCCTCTGGGCGTGGTCATCGAGTATCCGACTCCGGCGTCGCCCGCCGGGTCGCCGGGCCGCGCGAAGCGCGTTTCCGCGACGACCCGGGTCCCCGGGCAAGTCGGCGTCGCGTTCATCGGGGCCGGCGCCTTCGCACGCGGAACGCTGCTGCCGAAGTTCCGCGGCGCCGCGCACGTCCGCATGAGCCGGGTCGTGACGGCACACGGACTCACCGCCGAGGATGCCCGGGCCCGTTTCGGATTCGAGGCGGCGGGAACGGAGCCCCGCGAGATCTTCGACGATCCCTCGACCGACCTCGTGTGCATCGCCACGCGGCACGACCGTCACGCGGAGCTCGCGGCGGGGGCATTGCGCGCGGGGAAACACGTCTTCGTCGAGAAGCCCCTCGCCCTCAACGACGCCGAGCTCGCCGACGTGGAATCCGCGGCGGACGGGGCGGCGGGGATGTTGATGATCGGCTTCAACCGGCGCTTCTCCCCGATGGCGGTCGCCCTTCGGGACGCGATGGCGACCCGAGGGCCGCTGCTGATGACCTACCGGATCAATGCGGGCTCGATCCCTCCGAATCACTGGGTCCACGATCCGGACCTGGGCGGCGGTCGCGTGATCGGGGAGGTCTGCCACTTCGTCGACCTGCTGAGCTTCCTGGCGGGAGACGTCCCGATCCGATCGCTCCAAGCCGACTCCGCGGGCCGTTCCCGAGGCCTCGCGGAGGACGTGGCGGTGCAGATCGGCTTCGCGGACGGGAGCGTCGGCCAGATCCTGTACACCTCGGGAGGGAATCCGCGGTTGCCCAAGGAGCGACTCGAGATGCACGCCGGCGGGGCCTCCGCGGTGCTCGACGATTTCCGCGAGTGCAAACTGTACGTCGGCGGGAAGTCGCGCAGCCTGGGTTCGGCGGGGAAGGGGCACGGCGAGGAAATCGACGCGCTCCTCGCGGCCGTGAGGTCGGGCGGGGCGCCGCCCGTGCCTGCCGAGGTGTACTTCCGTGTGACGCGCGCGACCTTCGACATCCACCGCGCGTTGGCCGCGGGGAGCGCCGCCGCGACGGCCACCGCCGCGCGATGA